Genomic segment of Kingella negevensis:
GAATAGGGGCTATTGACAATTCAAAAAAAGAGGCAAAGGATTTAAGATATTGTTTCCATACAACCATCCTAAACCTTTGCCATGTCCCGAAACACGCTTACAAATGAAACATGGTCAAGACTGTTGCCTATTTTGAAACAGCTTGGCATTTATCGCAAGAAAAATTTACGCAAAACAGTAGAAGGTATCCTGTTTCGCTTACGTACAGGCTGCCAATGGGCTGATATACCTAGTTATTTTGGTAAAGCAAACAGCCTTTACCAAAGTTTCAATCGCTGGTCTAAACGCGGTATTTTTACCAAATTATTTAAACATTTGGCAGATACACCCGATATGGAATGGGTCTTTATGGACGGTAGTCATATCCGTGTTCATCAACACGGCATGGGTAAAAAATCCATTGTGCATCAAGCTGTCGGTAAGAGTATCGGAGGTCATACGTCTAAAATTCATTTAGCGGTTGATGCTTGTGGTAAT
This window contains:
- a CDS encoding IS5 family transposase, producing the protein MSRNTLTNETWSRLLPILKQLGIYRKKNLRKTVEGILFRLRTGCQWADIPSYFGKANSLYQSFNRWSKRGIFTKLFKHLADTPDMEWVFMDGSHIRVHQHGMGKKSIVHQAVGKSIGGHTSKIHLAVDACGNPIEFMITAGNVNEIVVAPDLLAQLDLSDNETVCADRGFDSDTFRRLIHSKQSKANIPYKKSREHLNVDTDWYLYKIRHLVENAFARLKHFRALATRYDKLKRNYESTVSLACALIWLKL